A window of Panicum virgatum strain AP13 chromosome 8K, P.virgatum_v5, whole genome shotgun sequence contains these coding sequences:
- the LOC120644073 gene encoding auxin-responsive protein IAA27-like isoform X3, whose product MMNLVSFETQPLGRKERANVTITAKAPARAYESSSSSTCFHSHLDLSLGISLSHSGSSCDATGCSTIKASCGDRQGSGGDKNLGCMTSGTTTTTTNVLTAGHCHVSDSTAGGGWAAAFMPSPTGFMHPWSLAARQQKAAAEQKLTPLATYVPSDARVVPLPSAIGWPPVHTSRRNIVTAMQVTKTSGSTILADGPMGSMTTHAGGEKNTAALTDSTVVATRPPANMFAKVHMDGCTIGRKINLRAHGSYESLSRVLTKMTKNFFCPADCSGANTGEEDLPNSDRFIFLYEDFEGDRILVGDVPWELFLASAKRLYIVQNPASGDKGDGAFEGKDKTEEPARNN is encoded by the exons ATGATGAATCTAGTATCATTTGAGACACAGCCTCTTGGAAGGAAAGAGAGAGCTAATGTTACCATCACCGCAAAAGCGCCCGCTAGGGCATACGAATCAAGCTCCAGCAGCACTTGCTTCCACAGCCATCTGGACCTCAGCCTTGGCATCTCCTTGTCTCATAGTGGCAGCAGCTGTGACGCAACTGGCTGTAGTACCATCAAGGCGAGCTGTGGTGATCGACAGGGAAGTGGTGGCGACAAGAACCTCGGTTGCATGACCAgtggcaccaccaccaccaccacaaatGTCCTTACCGCCGGGCATTGCCATGTAAGTGATTCAACAGCAGGAGGTGGTTGGGCAGCGGCGTTCATGCCGAGCCCGACCGGCTTCATGCACCCATGGAGCCTTGCCGCACGGCAGCAGAAGGCAGCCGCCGAGCAGAAGCTGACGCCGCTGGCCACGTATGTGCCAAG TGATGCTCGTGTCGTTCCACTGCCATCAGCCATCGGCTGGCCACCAGTGCACACCTCCCGGCGCAACATTGTCACCGCTATGCAGGTAACGAAGACAAGCGGCTCCACCATCTTGGCAGATGGGCCGATGGGCAGTATGACGACACACGCCGGCGGTGAGAAAAATACGGCGGCGCTGACGGACAGCACGGTCGTTGCGACACGGCCGCCGGCGAACATGTTCGCCAAGGTCCACATGGATGGATGCACAATAGGCAGGAAGATCAACCTGAGGGCCCACGGCAGCTACGAGTCCCTGTCTCGGGTGCTCACCAAGATGACGAAGAATTTCTTTTGTC CCGCAGACTGTTCAGGTGCTAATACTGGAGAAGAAGATCTTCCCAACAGTGACAGGTTCATCTTTCTTTATGAAGATTTTGAGGGTGATCGAATACTGGTTGGTGATGTTCCATGGGA GTTATTCCTAGCTTCTGCTAAAAGATTGTATATTGTCCAAAACCCAGCATCAGGTGACAAAG
- the LOC120644073 gene encoding auxin-responsive protein IAA27-like isoform X1 yields the protein MMNLVSFETQPLGRKERANVTITAKAPARAYESSSSSTCFHSHLDLSLGISLSHSGSSCDATGCSTIKASCGDRQGSGGDKNLGCMTSGTTTTTTNVLTAGHCHVSDSTAGGGWAAAFMPSPTGFMHPWSLAARQQKAAAEQKLTPLATYVPSSSDARVVPLPSAIGWPPVHTSRRNIVTAMQVTKTSGSTILADGPMGSMTTHAGGEKNTAALTDSTVVATRPPANMFAKVHMDGCTIGRKINLRAHGSYESLSRVLTKMTKNFFCPADCSGANTGEEDLPNSDRFIFLYEDFEGDRILVGDVPWELFLASAKRLYIVQNPASGDKGDGAFEGKDKTEEPARNN from the exons ATGATGAATCTAGTATCATTTGAGACACAGCCTCTTGGAAGGAAAGAGAGAGCTAATGTTACCATCACCGCAAAAGCGCCCGCTAGGGCATACGAATCAAGCTCCAGCAGCACTTGCTTCCACAGCCATCTGGACCTCAGCCTTGGCATCTCCTTGTCTCATAGTGGCAGCAGCTGTGACGCAACTGGCTGTAGTACCATCAAGGCGAGCTGTGGTGATCGACAGGGAAGTGGTGGCGACAAGAACCTCGGTTGCATGACCAgtggcaccaccaccaccaccacaaatGTCCTTACCGCCGGGCATTGCCATGTAAGTGATTCAACAGCAGGAGGTGGTTGGGCAGCGGCGTTCATGCCGAGCCCGACCGGCTTCATGCACCCATGGAGCCTTGCCGCACGGCAGCAGAAGGCAGCCGCCGAGCAGAAGCTGACGCCGCTGGCCACGTATGTGCCAAG CAGTAGTGATGCTCGTGTCGTTCCACTGCCATCAGCCATCGGCTGGCCACCAGTGCACACCTCCCGGCGCAACATTGTCACCGCTATGCAGGTAACGAAGACAAGCGGCTCCACCATCTTGGCAGATGGGCCGATGGGCAGTATGACGACACACGCCGGCGGTGAGAAAAATACGGCGGCGCTGACGGACAGCACGGTCGTTGCGACACGGCCGCCGGCGAACATGTTCGCCAAGGTCCACATGGATGGATGCACAATAGGCAGGAAGATCAACCTGAGGGCCCACGGCAGCTACGAGTCCCTGTCTCGGGTGCTCACCAAGATGACGAAGAATTTCTTTTGTC CCGCAGACTGTTCAGGTGCTAATACTGGAGAAGAAGATCTTCCCAACAGTGACAGGTTCATCTTTCTTTATGAAGATTTTGAGGGTGATCGAATACTGGTTGGTGATGTTCCATGGGA GTTATTCCTAGCTTCTGCTAAAAGATTGTATATTGTCCAAAACCCAGCATCAGGTGACAAAG
- the LOC120644073 gene encoding auxin-responsive protein IAA27-like isoform X2 translates to MMNLVSFETQPLGRKERANVTITAKAPARAYESSSSSTCFHSHLDLSLGISLSHSGSSCDATGCSTIKASCGDRQGSGGDKNLGCMTSGTTTTTTNVLTAGHCHVSDSTAGGGWAAAFMPSPTGFMHPWSLAARQQKAAAEQKLTPLATYVPSSDARVVPLPSAIGWPPVHTSRRNIVTAMQVTKTSGSTILADGPMGSMTTHAGGEKNTAALTDSTVVATRPPANMFAKVHMDGCTIGRKINLRAHGSYESLSRVLTKMTKNFFCPADCSGANTGEEDLPNSDRFIFLYEDFEGDRILVGDVPWELFLASAKRLYIVQNPASGDKGDGAFEGKDKTEEPARNN, encoded by the exons ATGATGAATCTAGTATCATTTGAGACACAGCCTCTTGGAAGGAAAGAGAGAGCTAATGTTACCATCACCGCAAAAGCGCCCGCTAGGGCATACGAATCAAGCTCCAGCAGCACTTGCTTCCACAGCCATCTGGACCTCAGCCTTGGCATCTCCTTGTCTCATAGTGGCAGCAGCTGTGACGCAACTGGCTGTAGTACCATCAAGGCGAGCTGTGGTGATCGACAGGGAAGTGGTGGCGACAAGAACCTCGGTTGCATGACCAgtggcaccaccaccaccaccacaaatGTCCTTACCGCCGGGCATTGCCATGTAAGTGATTCAACAGCAGGAGGTGGTTGGGCAGCGGCGTTCATGCCGAGCCCGACCGGCTTCATGCACCCATGGAGCCTTGCCGCACGGCAGCAGAAGGCAGCCGCCGAGCAGAAGCTGACGCCGCTGGCCACGTATGTGCCAAG TAGTGATGCTCGTGTCGTTCCACTGCCATCAGCCATCGGCTGGCCACCAGTGCACACCTCCCGGCGCAACATTGTCACCGCTATGCAGGTAACGAAGACAAGCGGCTCCACCATCTTGGCAGATGGGCCGATGGGCAGTATGACGACACACGCCGGCGGTGAGAAAAATACGGCGGCGCTGACGGACAGCACGGTCGTTGCGACACGGCCGCCGGCGAACATGTTCGCCAAGGTCCACATGGATGGATGCACAATAGGCAGGAAGATCAACCTGAGGGCCCACGGCAGCTACGAGTCCCTGTCTCGGGTGCTCACCAAGATGACGAAGAATTTCTTTTGTC CCGCAGACTGTTCAGGTGCTAATACTGGAGAAGAAGATCTTCCCAACAGTGACAGGTTCATCTTTCTTTATGAAGATTTTGAGGGTGATCGAATACTGGTTGGTGATGTTCCATGGGA GTTATTCCTAGCTTCTGCTAAAAGATTGTATATTGTCCAAAACCCAGCATCAGGTGACAAAG